The following coding sequences lie in one Acropora palmata chromosome 3, jaAcrPala1.3, whole genome shotgun sequence genomic window:
- the LOC141876600 gene encoding neurexin-4-like — MSQFSRKQVRPNVLKICILLGLQYFATGFGNRIITFKEPMPNKVLKGYGIGRERVPNEGSCRVNCYLNPDCVSINMGPLIEGELTCELNAATSGNEYFSRLVYQKDHTYLEIENPCGSSPCLNGGTCQAGFTRTGFRCQCSIGSFGKQCETVAKSCSHLKELKPGAESGTYIIDPDGYGPQLPFNVTCNMTDKNGVGVTVISHDSENRTLVDGCDPAGCYSRDIHYTEASLPQLASLTYVSSHCEQFIKYECFHSRLIFLAVYPFGWWVSRDSKNMTYWGGASPDSKECACGRNNSCVKRRRCNCDQNDAQWREDSGLLTDKSTLPVRELRFGDVDSFDDHDEKGYHTLGKFKCYGPGEEAKNFQSV, encoded by the exons gATTTGGTAATCGCATTATAACCTTCAAGGAACCCATGCCAAATAAAGTCCTGAAAGGTTACGGGATTGGCAGAGAAAGGGTTCCGAACGAAGGGAGCTGTCGAGTGAACTGCTATTTGAACCCTGACTGTGTGTCCATCAATATGGGGCCTTTGATAGAGGGAGAGCTGACGTGCGAGTTGAACGCGGCTACGAGTggaaatgaatatttttctcGTCTGGTATATCAAAAAGACCACACTTACTTGGAAATTGAG AACCCCTGTGGCAGCAGCCCTTGTTTGAATGGTGGAACCTGTCAAGCTGGTTTTACCAGGACTGGATTCCGATGCCAATGTTCCATTGGTTCCTTTGGAAAACAGTGTGAGACAGTTG CAAAATCTTGCAGCCATTTAAAGGAATTGAAACCTGGAGCAGAAAGTGGAACTTATATCATTGATCCTGATGGTTATGGACCTCAGCTACCATTTAACGTGACCTGTAACATGACTGACAAGAACGGAGTTGGCGTGACAGTCATTAGTCATGACAGCGAGAACAGAACATTGGTGGATGGGTGTGATCCTGCTGGGTGTTACTCACGAGACATTCATTACACCGAAGCGAGTCTGCCCCAGCTGGCGAGTCTCACATACGTCTCTTCACACTGCGAACAATTTATCAAGTACGAGTGTTTCCACTCGAGGTTAATCTTTCTGGCCGTTTATCCGTTTGGGTGGTGGGTATCCCGTGATTCCAAAAATATGACTTACTGGGGAGGAGCATCTCCTGATAGCAAGGAATGCGCATGCGGCAGGAACAACTCTTGTGTCAAAAGGCGACGTTGCAATTGTGACCAAAATGACGCACAGTGGCGTGAGGACAGCGGCCTCCTCACTGATAAATCGACTCTCCCAGTCAGAGAGCTCAGATTTGGAGATGTAGATTCTTTTGATGACCATGATGAAAAAGGTTACCACACATTAGGAAAGTTTAAGTGCTATGGTCCAGGTGAGGAAGCCAAGAACTTCCAAAGCGTTTAA